The Deinococcus sonorensis KR-87 genome includes a window with the following:
- a CDS encoding DUF3084 domain-containing protein — protein sequence MLLAFLAFVVVLAGVVAYAADNIGRRVGRKHLRLFGLRPKTTALLVAVAAGMGISLLSLLAFFVLNRQAIRNIEQADQLRVELRGLKRDVIKVQAGLKTAQKERDEANSKARLAGASASLAQAQYDTANSELQDARATTKRLETQAQALRERVQALTTLRSSLEAQAKRNQAALTASHEQLARAQAQVHELDGRLGTVQQQIAVLDQRNLEAGQATAAAEARAQQAQQQAAQLQQQVGTLQASSRQLSAQRDQLTTQRDQLKAQRDQLAAQRNQLQAERTRLAAERDRIRKDVAGLQQVVAGLKAQSQALQADNATLRRNLSSSQADVTRLEDEYTRATSELSATRNAELIFPKNAIVYGAVVPTVRNLDTFLQQADAAAQSKGIRSSPAVRLSVPARQALETTLRTLNASTYVLCRSQGNAAATSAVDLSCAAQPNTVLYPHGSVIRQVRVSLQISNEALRSQLQDLMSAAILDLTRRGVPLEYVLNNSLDTSDLLSVLNRLAARGGSSAVIGVMPKADVRPGSRVDLYADLVQ from the coding sequence ATGTTGCTCGCGTTTCTGGCGTTTGTGGTGGTGCTGGCAGGAGTGGTGGCCTACGCCGCCGACAATATTGGACGGCGGGTGGGCCGCAAGCACCTGCGTCTGTTCGGACTGCGCCCCAAGACCACCGCGCTGCTGGTGGCGGTGGCGGCGGGGATGGGCATCAGTCTGCTGAGCCTGCTGGCGTTCTTCGTGCTCAACCGTCAGGCGATCCGCAACATTGAGCAGGCCGATCAGCTGCGCGTGGAACTGCGCGGCCTCAAGCGCGACGTGATCAAGGTGCAGGCCGGGCTGAAGACGGCGCAGAAGGAGCGCGACGAGGCCAACAGCAAGGCCAGACTGGCGGGCGCGTCCGCCAGTCTGGCGCAGGCGCAGTACGACACGGCCAACAGCGAGCTGCAGGACGCGCGCGCGACCACGAAGCGGCTGGAGACCCAGGCCCAGGCGCTCCGGGAGCGTGTTCAGGCGCTGACTACTCTGCGCAGCAGCCTGGAAGCGCAGGCCAAGCGCAATCAGGCGGCGCTGACCGCCTCGCACGAGCAGTTGGCGCGCGCGCAGGCGCAGGTGCACGAGCTGGACGGCCGGCTCGGCACCGTGCAGCAGCAGATTGCGGTGCTGGACCAGCGCAATCTGGAGGCCGGTCAGGCGACGGCCGCCGCCGAGGCGCGCGCCCAGCAGGCCCAGCAGCAGGCGGCTCAGCTGCAGCAGCAGGTGGGGACGCTGCAGGCCTCCAGCCGGCAGCTCAGCGCCCAGCGCGACCAGCTGACAACGCAGCGCGATCAACTCAAGGCGCAGCGTGACCAGCTGGCGGCGCAGCGCAATCAGCTGCAGGCCGAGCGCACCCGGCTGGCGGCTGAGCGGGACCGCATTCGCAAGGATGTGGCCGGCCTGCAGCAGGTGGTGGCGGGCCTTAAGGCGCAGAGTCAGGCGCTGCAGGCCGACAATGCCACCCTGCGGCGCAACCTGAGCAGCTCCCAGGCGGACGTCACCCGGCTGGAGGACGAGTACACCCGGGCCACCAGCGAGCTGAGCGCGACCCGCAACGCCGAGCTGATCTTCCCCAAGAATGCCATCGTGTACGGCGCGGTGGTGCCGACCGTCCGCAACCTCGACACGTTCCTGCAGCAGGCGGACGCGGCGGCGCAGAGCAAGGGCATCCGCAGCAGCCCGGCGGTGCGGCTGTCCGTGCCGGCCCGGCAGGCGCTGGAGACCACGCTGCGGACCCTCAACGCCAGCACCTATGTGCTGTGCCGCTCGCAGGGCAACGCGGCGGCCACCTCCGCAGTGGACCTCAGCTGCGCGGCGCAGCCGAACACCGTGCTGTATCCGCACGGCAGCGTGATCCGTCAGGTGCGGGTGTCGCTGCAGATCAGCAACGAGGCGCTGCGCTCGCAGCTGCAGGACCTGATGTCGGCGGCGATCCTCGACCTGACGCGCCGGGGTGTGCCGCTGGAGTACGTGCTGAACAACA